The genomic interval GGATCTCTTCCCTTCAACAACATGATCCTTGTGCAACCCTGTCGTGACAATTTCCTTCTCGAGCAGTTCTGTATTCACAAAAAGCACGCAGTGCAAGGCTTACTCCATTCGACTCCACACAGACGAACCATCATGCGTTCGTCCATGTGTAACAGCAACGAATCAAGATAAGCATCGTGGAGAATGCGGCTTCATATCAGACTTGCTGGACAGCTACATAGAGTGTGGTCGCTACCGTGAATTAAAAGCGACCCCATCGTCTTCGCGTAccgttgtctctctgtgcttttGCAACTTGTTCCTTTACTTCTTCAAGGATACGCTGGTAAGTTGTGCGCATATCAGCATATCGCTGTTGCAGCTCCTGATACCCCGGTTCTGCTTTGGCGGCCTCCGCCCTAAAGGCGTTATCGATCCGTGTGTAATTGTATTTCAGTCTCTTTATTCTTTGTTCGCTTTCCTCCGTTTGCTTCTGTTTTGTAgctgaaaagaaacaagagaacgGTGTAGTGGAGCGACCATGAACTGCTAGAGCAACTGCCGATGTATCCTAGTAGTACTCCACCCTTGAGGAAACAAAAACAAAGCACTGTTCTCTAGTCGTTAAAAAAAACACTGTTGCTCAATGAAAGTGTCGGCGATCCTTAATTGTCTCTTCGGGCCCTGCTGGTTTACTCCACGGATTTTTCTTTGGTTCGGTGGCGGCTGCGTGCTCTCTCAACGTTCACGTTACGTTTGCGGATCGTACGGTACCTACGACTGGATAACTAGCTTTGCCCTTTCTTCAAGAAATAACCCAGGCTTCCACTGCGAGCATATTGGCTCAGATAAGGAGTTGAGATAAACTCTCGCTGGAGGCGTAGACTCACCAACTCACCAATCATCTCACGAATTGTCTGAATTCTCCTCCTCATGATTTCATTCTCTAATTCGTAGTTCCTCTCTTCATCatttttcttgttcttcgtttGGGGCTTAGCTGACATCTTTGCTAACGTTTTTCCTGGAGTATAGCCGTTTTGGCTCTTCGGATCGTCCCTAGACCGTACAATATGTACGCAGTGCAAGCGGGAGAGTTGTTTTATGGCCGCcaacttcttcttcttcaaagCACGAATAGAAATCTCACAACCAGTGAGTGTCTCCCAGCTCGAATACTCCATAGCTAATCTGCCTCAAGCCGTGTCTCCGGCTAGACTGCTTGCATCTTACTAGTGTTTGATGTGGGGCAATCCCACCACACTCACGCACTGGTTCTGGCTTCGATCCTGGAAATTGCTGAATTATTCCTGGTGGGAAGTGTTTTGAAAATGCCCTTCTTTCGTCGCCTAAGCGCCTCACATAAAGCCTGTTTGTAGCAGATTCCGCCGCATTTACTGTAGGAATGATGCAGGGAGGAGACTGGCACAGTGACTGAACGAAGATGTGGAGAAACTGCCGTTATACGGGTAACTTCCATGAAACGCGAATTATGAAGTGATGTTAACGGGGCCAGTGCTATCTCTGGCGCGCAGATTCTGAAGCCTGTCAGCATTGCTGGGGGTGATAGGATCGTGCCCAGTCGCTATCAACTTTACGACTGAACAGTGTTGACTTTTTCATTGGTGGGCCTCCTGCTGCATGAATCGATCCTTCCTTCGCCGCTGTGGTCTTGCTGATGTCGCACAGACATGATCGGCCAATCTAGTGTGTCACAAAACGAAGCCAGGATTCTCGACCGTTAGTGGCACACGATCCACTTGTGAGAATCCACTGTGTACAAAGTCTTGTTATAGGGCGAAGAAACTGTTATGGCCATAGGTTTTGATTGTGAATTTCCCCTTGTGCTCGGGTGAAAAACAGTCGACGTATTTCAGCGGGGTTTGCCGGCATATGGGCCAGCTTAAAAGGAATAGGCAGCTCATCGCGTACGTACAGCCAAGTCTTTCGCAGCTCTTGTCGCTCCTCGCATGGTTTTCCTCTATCGAGCAAGTATCGCCTAATGATATCCTGCGTACAAACTAAAACGCCATCCAAAATGAGAAGCTTGTGTCCTGTTGTCCGAATTGTCTTCACCTGGAGCCTTGCAGTGAGTGCGAAACACCGTACGTATTTTCAAAGCCAAACATGACCTGAGCGACAGCTGTTAGGCGATGCTGTCTTTGCTGAACGGATAGGCTCTGGTCAGATGGAGAAGTTCGACGTGCTGTCTACACTGGTTCCAAGCAAGTGCGTCAAGACAGGATCCCGATAAAACTGCATGGAAACTCTGTCTCTGCCATCAGCTCACCCATTCATCCACTACATTTTCAAGACGCGTGGCAGGCAAGCGAGCCCATGCCTGTGGATATCTTCTACAAGGTCCCTGGTATGGTCATCGCTTTCCTGGCTTTCTGCTCACTAATTCTTCGCTCATATCTACCGTCTCCACGCTGTAGTGTATGGCGAGGGAGACTTGCTAAACGCTCTCACAAAAGCAAACGACAAAGGAAGTACGAGAATCACTGTCCATTTGATATGTGGCTCGGTGGCATTGATGCACTTGTACCTTGTCAGCTCTGCTTGCTGAGGTCTGAATCATGATATAAACGGAAAATCGTTACGAACCATCATGATGCTAATCAGCTGAAGCAACAAAAAGAAATAGAACTCGAAAAAAAGGTAAGAAACGTTGCAGGTGTGCGACGCCAGTGATCCCTGGCACTCGATCGGTTCACTATAGGAATACTTGCGTTCCATCGCCGAAAGAAAAGTTGACGGCATCAGACGCCGTCTGCAGGTATTTAAATTGGGATGTGATTTCCGTCGATtatggctgcatgcacgtccACGCAGTTGGCGAAGAGGCTCAGGGATTGACATGAACGATAACGCGGCAAGACTTACCGACACCTCCACTTCCAGCATGCCTTAGTAGGAAGGCGACCTTAAACCTCTTTACATATCCACCGTTTCACGTGCTTCATTTACATTGTGTGGGCCACAATACATCGAGCGTGAGGCTATCCTTAATCCGTTGCGGCACCTGGATCAAGCAACTCAGTGCGTCTTAGTGCTCGCCCAAATCTTTATGGGCAACATGTTGTATATAAGGCGGCAGAGCAAGGTATATTGTGACAGGACTTGCGAATGTACGACAATATTATAGAGAAGTTGACAACTTGTACCGCGACAACGTGTTGCCAGCTAGTTGGCTTGGAAAATCGTGGCTGCCCACATAACTCCTGCTTACAGACATCTGGTAGTTTTCCCCTAAAAACCTCGATGCACGCAACGAGGACCCTACGGTCCATAGAATATCAGTATTGCTGCTGTTGTGGTGAAATCAGAGAATTTAGATGAATCCTGCGCATCTTCGGTGTACGTTGCGTCTCGTTACTGCCGCCGGTACAGCAccccacagagagaaaagcttGTACTATGCCAAAGAACTGTTGATTGAATCAAGACCGATGGATGCATCGCATCTTTTAATTCGACGACTGGTATCAAAGGGAAGTTGAAAAGTTACTGTCAGCATTCAGTCTCACTTTCCTGACGAACTGAGCCTTGCCACGTTTGTCTCCAGTGATGGACTGTGTACGAAAACGACGACTCCAAGTGTTCGGTCTGCAGAACACCACACAAACAATCATTTTTGAATATTCCAGGTAGACACATGGTGTTGTTTGCTCATCTACGACCATCCAACTGCCTGAGGGGTAGCATGACACCATAAGAGCTGTGCTGTCACGATCTCATTAGACAAAATTTTGTGTAGCCTAATCGAACTTTTCTCCATTCGCGAACGACGTTTTTTCGACATTAAGGGGCTCCGCGCATCTTCGTACCTGCACCTTGCCTTCGCGAAGTTCTTTACGTCTATGATTTGGCACCGGGTAAAAGAAAATTGGAGGGCAAATACACGTCGTCGCAAGGATGCAACAACATGTGCCACTGGTAGCTTCCGGTTTCGAATCATCTTCTTTAGAACCTGTCTCGCTTCCAACCACATCAGCGTGCACTGAAGTGGCTTCCGTGGTATTGCTTTTATGTTCATAATCATGTGAGCGCCTCTCTTGTGGCCGGCATCGAGCACAAGACGAGGAATTTAGTTGATCACGTAACCACGCAAGCGTAGCCCGAGTCAACAGCCCAGGACCTGAAGCGAGGGAAAAGGCAGAGCATGCCAGAGAATCCAGAGCATATCCGGGGGTGGCAGTTGTCTCACGCGGCACACAACAGGGCAAAGGCAGTCAACCCAAAGCGCGTTATACATATTCAGAGCTTCTATTTTGTGAGACAGTAGGTGTGGTAACATCCATGCATGTGCGCATTTACGACCCACACCTTCCTGTATGCGTATTTTTACCTGTTCGCTCAATGACGTTTGTTGCCTCATCATTCGTACTTCGGAGTGAGTCCATGAGCTCGCTTGCCTCAGGAGAAAATCTCGCAACGTGTAGCTTAAGGATATCTAACACCACTGCCATTTGATCCGCACTGCGCGTTCCCCACTGGGAATACGGCCGTCCGACACGCTGGAGAATGAATCGTATCAGTTCATGCCCTGGTCAATTACAGCACATCAAACACGTGTCTTGACTCGTAGTCACTTGTTCATCTCATAGCCGTATCATCCTTCCATTAATCTCTGGGGAAGTGCCAGACAATTTAACAGTCGCATCTCTGTCAGCTAGAAGACGCAACGTATGACGGGAGAAGTGTAATGGTGACAGCATAGACGTTATTTCCTGTGCCACTGTTTAACATTAAAGCCGCCACAATACTGTACTAGGCAGTTCATCAAGGAATGCTACGCACCCGAAGAACATCCGATTAGAGCGTTCCCAAGTTCAACAGCATCTGGACGTTGCATGCCCATGAAGACAGTCGTGCACTGCCGCAAACACGGGGGTAGCGGTTTTATAGCCTCCATGTCCACATCTGCGTATATTCCTGAATACAAAAAGCACGGAAGGTGCTGAGTTGCCAAAACATTTTAGATGCCACATGTCCTGTCTAAAAGAGCCGGATCAAACAACGGCATCCCTTGAAACCATCAACTGAGTACATTCGCACTCGCAGCCCCTCCGCTGGCACGACTCGAGACGCTTATTCTTTCATCACTTGAGACCTGCGCGTATAACCGGGTGGCCTTAATACTGTCACGGGACTGAAAGCTTCTTTTGGGGAAACTGTTGTAGCACAGAAGTTGTCGACACCAGAGAGATAACGACCGACAGGCGGTGCAGCTAGCGCGGTATTCGGGCGGTCCACAATTTCAAGCGTTGCAGCGAATGCTTCCTTTTTCACCTCCGTAATGGCATAAAATCAGCAGGCGGGCAATATCCGATTTTGCACCCTGACATGACTCCTTGCGAAAGGCCTTGATCGCGTGAACCAGCGTCTGGCTGTCAGAAACGCTATCGGACATTTCCCATTCGGTCGTCTCTCCTGCATCGGTTGCCGGTCTGTCTACCAAAAGCGGATGAAGATCTTGATGATCTGTCTTTCTGCATTTTGGCCTCCGTGAACGCGACTTCCGATCCAGGACGTCAAGAAGTGACTCGACATGCGCGTCTGTCCAGAGAGCTTGTATCAAGTCCGGGTTGTGGACTGCCCACGACTGCCTGATTGTTTCAAAGAATGGAGGAGGATGACCCCCCAACCACacgaagtgaagaagaggtggTATCGCCTTTCCGCACACAAATTCCGAGGGAATTTTCAtaaaggcagaagagaaattCTTGCAGCCAGCCGAGGAATGCCCGCCATCAACCAAAGGCAATTCAGGTGGAGTGTGCCGGCCGGTTTCCTCAAGACAGCATGAACTACGGCAGTCCACCACTGTCCTTTCGGGGTGTCCACAATAGAGTTTCGCCTCACGTATGGCCTGTGCAAGAGAAGCACTTAATGCACGGTCGGCGCAGAAAGCCTCACCATCACGGTCACCTCTTGAGTCGGCCGGAGCTGGCTGGGGGCAGTGATGATCCACACCCTTCAAGTCCCCGCCATTCTTATAACACTTGAGGAGTTCTGAGTCACAGTTCAACCGTGGAGTAGCAACGCCAGGCAACCTGTGCCGTTTCGATGTGACTTCTTCGCTCAAGTGGGCTGGTTCGCGTGGGTCCCCTGACGCCGCTAGTAAAACTCTACGAGCATTGCATCGATGCCACAAACCCCGCAGCAAAGAAAGCCAGGTGTTGTCTTCCGAGCTCCAGAGATTGAACTGGATTACGGAATGGGACGGGAAGTCTGGAAAATCAATTCGGTTTTGCCGGTACGTAGTTTCCGCCAATCGTCCCCGCGTCCAGCGACCGCATGTTGCCATGTTTTTCACATGAGGATAGGCAGTCGACACTGCAGTCGCCGAGACTCTCACGCATTACGTTGTTTCCAATTCCACACTCAAGCGAATGTCTAGCACTGCATGTGTTACGGTATACGAAATAGATGAAAAGATGCCATTTCACACCGAGATCTGTAAATGGCTAGTCAATTTTCCGACGCCACTAAGCGgccgcgtgcatgcatatttaGCACACACTTAAAGATCGTCAGCCAGCTATTGATGAACCCGTTGTTCCAAACGCGACAAGACGGCAAAAGTGAAATGGAGGAACACCAATGATTGACGACGGATTCTCTATGAGGAAACCATCGAGGAGAGTCTGCTTTGCGTTCATCAGTGCGGGGCATGCGCTGGAGAAGTGTTCTCATAGCATGGGTCCGATGCAGAAGAAATTCTTCCATCTGGAAGTGGAGCCTCTTGGCGAGTCCAGCAAGCAGATAACTCATCCGGTTATTCGAGAAAGTGGTAGCATTTCGAGAACAGAGGCAATGCGTACTCGAGTGCCTCGCACTTCTGAGGTAATAGCAAGCCCCCCATCGGGCGAGTGTTACGCGGAGGTGTAGGCTCCTATGAATTCAGGCGCGTtgctgctctcttctgtgttGATCTCGGTGAAATACGGCACAGCACAAAGTTCCAGTTAATTTGCAAGGGTCTATTTCAAAATGCTTCCAGGACTACGGGCAAGAGCTGTCGCAACGGTATATAGAGAAAGGGACATGGTCCACATAACTCCAGCACCAAGGACCCaaacaacagagacacagaacgaTAGACAGCTCGGAAAGTTCCGTTCGTTGAATTGTTGCATCGCACAGTTAAAAAGTCGATCTTTCCGTTGCGAAGTCCGCACCAAGACCATAAAGATCAGAGGCAGACCATGTATTATAATTATCACATTAATCAGATATTGTACCTGTACAAATGATCCGCCTGAGGCGAACCCTCATACACCGCGGAGCGCCGTTTCCTGtatcctgtgtctctcttcacagAGCCGATACTAAACTCAGAAGGTGCGCCGGCATGCGACAATGGGAACAGATTGTGTCTAAGTCGGGGGCCATCGCAATTGAAAAAGTGCTCGACACTGCAGAGCTCTCGTTCCTCGATAAGTGTGCTGTGGGAGCCACAAGGATACAGCTGTACCGGGAGATTCTACAGAGCCGAACGTCAATCACCATCATACACCACAACTCGAGCGAAACTGTCGCCCTTGAGAAAGCTGCTGCCGCACACGTGGAAGAGTCTTGGTGCATAATGTTTGCATTGCTAATTCGTTTTTCGGTGAACGATTGGAAAATAGAAGGTGATTGTTAGGTGAGGCGCAAAATAACTGAAGAACCAAAAgtgtgtgcattcttttgGACCATGCTGGGAAGGGCAACTTACCGTTGACTCACCTAAATATCCTGCTCCAGCAAGAGGAGTAGGCAACAACATTGGGATGACCTGTGTCGCCCCCCTGTCATTCTCCTGGATAGAGAGACAGGGTTTGCTTGTCCTCGAGCAAGTGCTCTTCTGGCATCGTTTCAACTGTTTTTTGAACTTTGGAACGTTCACCAACGTGTTTAACCTGTCATCATTCGGGATGACTTTTTCTTAGTGGGAACTGTACAATAGCACACCCTTGCCTGGCCGCGAGAGCTCAGTTCCCCACGTGCACTCTGGAGTCTGAAAGAATATGAGACGCGCAAAGCAATCTCAAAGGGCGTCTCTGATTGTCGTTGAATAAAACTACGAGAGAGCCCTCGCCGAGGTAGGCATTGAGTGTTTCGCTGGGATACTCTGAAGCGCCAGTGGTACAAGTACGGAGACTGGCTACTCTTTGCCACACCAGCAGATTTTCGCGTAGGACATCACTTCTTCAAACCAGGACAGCGGGCAAACCTGTTACGGGATGTCGTTTTCCTGGATCCACCTGAATGGTTTGCAACTCTGGACTCAACTGTCAGCGAATCCACATTTTTGCAGATACTAGCGCATTTCCTTATCTACAGCTATACCGTGAATCTGACTTTGTATAAGCCTAAAAATGTCAGCATACCAACAAATGAGACAATAATGCTACGCTGGAGTTGGGGCGCGTGCGGTTCCTCGTCGAGTTTTGATATTCTACGGCTTCTGCTCGTTAGACTTCCTTCCGAAGTCCACGCCCTCACTggcgcgttttctccggTTACTGCACCAAACTTTGCACACAGCATGAAAACGACAGGTTTTTATTAACGTATGCTAGAAGCCCGTTCGTTGTGTTGCCGTCCATTCGCTTCACGTTTTCACCTTTCTCAACATGTGATATGTAACATTGTTCGGCTCCACGAGCTGTCGACATCTTCAATTGTGGTTTGCCCGCCATCTGGGGGTTAAAAGCAGCCCTCGTGGGGCACCATGATCTACGACTGTGACCACCCCGCAAGTGTGGCTAGCTTACAAGTTGAGTTACACAACGTTCCTACTCTCATTTTCTGCCTGCGGGCCCCCGTCTCATATTAGCACCACTGTACTGGGGGAAGCATCATGTTGCTATGGCCATCTTTCTCGTGCACAcggttttctcgttttttcaaCTGAATTGTCCAGTCGCTCCACCAGCCCTCCTGTGCAGCATCGTAGCATCGTGTTGACCGAATTGTATCACTTTCCCTTCTAAACGACTCGTCCTTTTGCGCCTCACACTCTTCATAGTTTACCCCAGCATGGAACCGCGAGTCTTGGTTGCCTTCCCCTTCCGTAGGCGCTCGCGTGGACGGCGTTAGCAGAGAACGCTGGACTCTCTCATTCGTCCAGAAACATGTGTCAGAATTTTCGCTGCCGCGAGTATGCTCTGTTCCCCATTGTTCCTGGTTGTGACATGTGCTCATGCTTGTCCTTCGGCTCGAGTTGCTCGAGCAGCTGCTCCCTGGACCTCTGGCAGCGAGGCCGCTATCATAGATCGTATCATCAGCGCGTCCGTGATCTCCGTCAGTGCATGAAGCAGGCGGATAAGAATCTTTCGGAGGGTTGCATTCCCCGTCAACACTCGAGACCATTTGTGACTCGAACCGTggctctctccctcttcctaCAGAAGGCTCTTGCCGCCCCCTTCCAAAGGAATGCGGGTTCTGCGAGTGTCTAGACGAGCACTTTGCGACCACGGCATGTTGCGAGATGCGGTGCCCGTCTGGGGACGAAGCCCCCGTAAGTCGGTGCCACGGGGCGGCCAAATGCCCCTGTTGAAGGAGTTCGAACTGGTAGACAACTCGTCCGTTCGAgcttttctgtcgctctcgccaCGGAGGCAGAAACAGTTCATCGCAGTTCGGCGGCACCTGGCAACCAGCTGGGAAGTCGATTGCTGCTGTTGCGTCGACGCGCTCAGGGAAATGCGCCGATTTCGCCGCGACATCGAAGTccgtcgttttcctcttcttcaagtGATGTTCGATGTCTTCGAGTGACGCAGCCCATGGGTCATCGTTGTCCTGCTGGCGCTCTTCCCCGgttgctctctctgcctcttggTCACTGTCGGTAGACTCACTCAGGTTGCTGGCGCGGCGCACCATTAGGGGCAACGATGACGTCGCCGTAACCGTTTGGTTTCCTCTCGAAGAGCGCTCCGGCTCCTCGTCCTGGCCGCACACACTGTGGTTGTCTCGGGGACTTTCTCGCACCGAGGACCCCCCAGTGCAAGATTCCTGCTGGTTCTGCTGGCGCCTGCGCGCTCTCTGTCGGCGTTGCTGCTGGCGCTGCTtccgtcgcctctgcctctctgttgcGGGGCGAGACTCGGGTCTGCCTGCTTCTACCTCCAGCCCACTTCGCGAGTGGCTAAGTCCCCCTCGGACAGTCAGGACAACGGGCGGCGCCGCAGGCTGCAGCGGCGAGACATCATCCTGCGGAAAGTCGCGCGAGCGCTTCTTGCCTTCCCCTCTTTGTCCGTCGCTGCCTCCGAGCCTCCGGTCGTCGAGACTGCCGGAGTTCTGCGGGGACCTGCGTTCGACCGGCAAGGGTGGCGCCCCGCCGGGGGACCTCTGGGGCCCCGCGACGCCAAACGGCGTTATGGGAGATGGCggcagacgcgaaagagcTTGCGAACACGGCGAAGGCGTCAGTTGACTCGGAGGCTGATGCCAGGGAAAACCGCTGTGCCGAGGAGAGGACAGGCCTCTGGACCGCCGCGGCGTGTCTGCGCCTTCAAATCTGCGAGGCATCTCCCTGAAAA from Toxoplasma gondii ME49 chromosome VIIa, whole genome shotgun sequence carries:
- a CDS encoding hypothetical protein (encoded by transcript TGME49_205080); the protein is MSAKPQTKNKKNDEERNYELENEIMRRRIQTIREMIATKQKQTEESEQRIKRLKYNYTRIDNAFRAEAAKAEPGYQELQQRYADMRTTYQRILEEVKEQVAKAQRDNELLEKEIVTTGLHKDHVVEGKRSMMKRLERELESMALEFSEILMETADKMTASITVSHSTWESNNGHLPLINRLQDFSLVDPPAL
- a CDS encoding hypothetical protein (encoded by transcript TGME49_205070~Signal peptide predicted by SignalP 2.0 HMM (probability 0.955) with cleavage site probability 0.921 at residue 37), which codes for MISCVQTKTPSKMRSLCPVVRIVFTWSLALLGDAVFAERIGSGQMEKFDVLSTLVPSNSPIHPLHFQDAWQASEPMPVDIFYKVPVYGEGDLLNALTKANDKGTLLAELKQQKEIELEKKEYLRSIAERKVDGIRRRLQLAKRLRD
- a CDS encoding hypothetical protein (encoded by transcript TGME49_205060), which encodes MATCGRWTRGRLAETTYRQNRIDFPDFPSHSVIQFNLWSSEDNTWLSLLRGLWHRCNARRVLLAASGDPREPAHLSEEVTSKRHRLPGVATPRLNCDSELLKCYKNGGDLKGVDHHCPQPAPADSRGDRDGEAFCADRALSASLAQAIREAKLYCGHPERTVVDCRSSCCLEETGRHTPPELPLVDGGHSSAGCKNFSSAFMKIPSEFVCGKAIPPLLHFVWLGGHPPPFFETIRQSWAVHNPDLIQALWTDAHVESLLDVLDRKSRSRRPKCRKTDHQDLHPLLVDRPATDAGETTEWEMSDSVSDSQTLVHAIKAFRKESCQGAKSDIARLLILCHYGGIYADVDMEAIKPLPPCLRQCTTVFMGMQRPDAVELGNALIGCSSGHELIRFILQRVGRPYSQWGTRSADQMAVVLDILKLHVARFSPEASELMDSLRSTNDEATNVIERTGPGLLTRATLAWLRDQLNSSSCARCRPQERRSHDYEHKSNTTEATSVHADVVGSETGSKEDDSKPEATSGTCCCILATTCICPPIFFYPVPNHRRKELREGKVQTEHLESSFSYTVHHWRQTWQGSVRQESETEC